One genomic window of Sporosarcina ureae includes the following:
- a CDS encoding GIY-YIG nuclease family protein, protein MSETDTGKISSLEARIQELENQQNELEAKKEEITRLANGKAGYVYVISNLGSFGDNMFKVGMTRRLNPQERVDELGSASVPFKFDIHAMIFSNDAVGLENQLHQLLQKQRVNKVNLRKEFFETTVHELQEVVEEIDPTVGFKTTLLAQEYYQSQELKEEQLTTVG, encoded by the coding sequence TTGTCCGAAACGGATACCGGAAAAATTTCAAGCCTAGAAGCCCGTATTCAAGAGTTGGAAAATCAGCAGAATGAACTTGAAGCGAAGAAGGAAGAAATCACGAGACTTGCAAATGGTAAAGCCGGATATGTTTATGTGATATCCAACTTAGGTTCATTTGGAGATAACATGTTCAAAGTCGGCATGACAAGAAGGTTAAATCCACAGGAACGAGTGGATGAACTGGGAAGTGCTTCCGTGCCGTTCAAATTCGATATCCATGCTATGATTTTCAGTAATGATGCAGTAGGTCTTGAAAATCAACTACATCAGCTATTACAAAAACAGCGTGTTAATAAAGTAAACTTGAGAAAAGAATTTTTCGAAACAACTGTTCACGAGTTGCAAGAAGTAGTAGAAGAAATTGATCCGACTGTAGGGTTCAAAACTACACTTTTAGCCCAAGAGTATTATCAAAGTCAAGAATTGAAAGAAGAACAATTAACTACTGTTGGATGA
- a CDS encoding nuclease-related domain-containing protein, producing the protein MYKIWKASVYKMELFFATLLYILKLKAFWFLVVMMILTTVVQLQLPKWRGAVGERTVQKRLKKLGEEYQVYHDLYVEDGQYGLMQIDHVVVSKYGLHVIETKHYKGWIFGSENQKYWTQVIYKNKQKFYNPIRQNYGHIEALKSRLNLPNLPVCSIIAFSNEVEFKFKEPFRSADVVYYRGLVKAIKQDDRPRLTDNQVNSIISTLDQLADLPKEEKKLIKKAHLQQVRKKYNATPARK; encoded by the coding sequence ATGTATAAGATTTGGAAAGCGAGCGTATACAAAATGGAGTTATTTTTTGCCACCCTATTATATATCCTAAAATTGAAAGCCTTCTGGTTCCTCGTTGTCATGATGATTCTTACCACCGTCGTTCAGTTGCAGCTGCCGAAATGGCGAGGTGCTGTCGGTGAGCGAACCGTGCAGAAACGGCTCAAAAAACTAGGCGAAGAGTACCAGGTCTATCATGATCTCTACGTCGAGGACGGGCAGTATGGATTGATGCAGATTGACCATGTCGTTGTCTCTAAATATGGCCTGCACGTCATCGAAACAAAGCACTATAAAGGATGGATCTTCGGCAGTGAAAATCAGAAATACTGGACGCAGGTCATCTATAAAAACAAACAGAAATTCTACAATCCTATACGGCAGAACTACGGTCATATTGAAGCGCTCAAAAGCCGTCTGAACTTGCCTAACCTGCCTGTATGCTCCATCATCGCCTTCTCTAACGAAGTTGAATTTAAATTTAAAGAACCGTTTCGGTCAGCTGATGTTGTCTATTATCGTGGATTGGTGAAAGCAATCAAGCAAGATGATAGACCTCGTCTCACTGACAATCAGGTGAACAGTATAATCAGTACCCTGGATCAGCTTGCAGATCTTCCGAAAGAGGAAAAGAAGTTGATCAAGAAAGCGCACTTGCAGCAGGTGCGGAAGAAGTATAACGCCACGCCAGCAAGAAAGTAA
- a CDS encoding caspase family protein, which translates to MSVKALVIGVSNYFMEGAPNLPFCKNDVEAMTKSLESGLGLKKENIITLGALGDVTKVDFDNALSMMSSITNENDILLFYFTGHGHNFNHQHHIILSDDFISTNELIKNMEKVPAKSKVVFLDCCFSGNYSIEDPASPVVNQMIADFHGKGYAVFSSSNAEQVSYGHRDKPISIFTDFLCDAFENKLLVKKGKVTLHDIHKLVSLYLDVWNKNNPAQQQNPIFKRNMGGTIFFEVEDYKPYPTAKIYFESDQYIIYEVEPVHTGTCKRYSVKVILKEPLSFDEMSNVSIEIKNIVEKAEVYTNQRSSDRWKNKLANIIWIYFGFDESDMMRGHFICHTTWCDHNQNKDWWYNVDSSNKFVINDMHFNVHAYYESLKNIIHDNYGNNEELILAVREISTAMLKSAEDIISLYNAYTNRLISESNLVEQIAPFISNIEESYMASSDLELAPVDLYDWMQAYSNLFATIHNFTYYYNKKYLTKRTPENRKACMEMTIKNYYAELEEIIELEN; encoded by the coding sequence GTGAGTGTTAAGGCATTAGTGATAGGAGTTAGTAATTATTTTATGGAGGGTGCGCCTAATCTACCTTTTTGTAAGAATGATGTAGAAGCAATGACCAAGTCTTTAGAAAGTGGATTAGGTTTAAAAAAGGAAAATATTATTACACTTGGAGCTTTGGGGGATGTAACCAAAGTTGATTTTGATAATGCATTATCAATGATGTCTTCAATTACAAATGAAAATGATATTCTCCTTTTCTATTTTACTGGACATGGTCACAACTTCAACCATCAACATCACATTATATTAAGCGACGATTTTATAAGCACAAACGAGTTAATAAAAAATATGGAAAAAGTTCCGGCAAAAAGCAAAGTTGTATTTTTAGATTGTTGTTTTTCCGGAAACTATTCCATTGAAGACCCAGCAAGTCCTGTAGTTAATCAAATGATTGCAGACTTTCATGGAAAAGGTTATGCAGTTTTCTCCTCAAGTAATGCAGAACAAGTTTCCTATGGGCATCGAGATAAACCCATTAGTATTTTCACTGACTTCTTATGTGATGCGTTTGAGAACAAGTTACTTGTTAAGAAAGGAAAAGTTACTTTACATGATATACACAAACTAGTAAGTCTATATTTAGATGTTTGGAATAAAAACAATCCTGCACAGCAACAAAATCCAATTTTCAAAAGAAATATGGGTGGAACTATCTTCTTTGAAGTTGAGGATTACAAACCTTACCCTACTGCAAAGATATATTTTGAAAGTGACCAATATATTATTTATGAAGTTGAACCGGTGCATACAGGAACTTGTAAAAGATATTCAGTAAAGGTCATTCTTAAAGAACCACTATCCTTTGATGAAATGTCTAATGTATCGATTGAAATAAAAAATATAGTTGAAAAAGCTGAAGTATATACAAATCAGCGAAGTTCAGATAGATGGAAGAATAAATTAGCAAATATAATCTGGATATATTTTGGTTTTGATGAAAGCGATATGATGAGGGGGCATTTCATATGTCATACGACTTGGTGTGATCATAATCAGAACAAGGATTGGTGGTATAATGTAGATAGTTCAAATAAATTTGTGATAAATGACATGCATTTTAATGTACATGCTTATTATGAAAGTCTCAAAAATATTATTCACGATAACTACGGGAACAATGAGGAATTAATATTAGCTGTAAGAGAAATCTCTACAGCAATGTTAAAATCAGCGGAGGACATAATTAGCCTGTATAATGCCTATACAAATCGATTAATTTCTGAGTCGAATTTAGTTGAGCAAATAGCTCCTTTCATTTCTAATATTGAGGAATCCTACATGGCAAGTAGCGATTTAGAACTTGCTCCTGTCGATTTATATGATTGGATGCAAGCCTACTCGAATCTCTTTGCAACAATTCATAACTTTACGTATTACTATAACAAAAAGTATCTAACAAAACGTACGCCAGAAAACAGAAAGGCTTGTATGGAAATGACTATTAAAAACTACTATGCAGAATTAGAAGAAATAATAGAACTAGAAAATTGA
- a CDS encoding nuclease-related domain-containing protein translates to MVVLTTVIQLSKWRGAVGERTVRKRLEKLGEEYRAYHDHYVEDAQYGFTQIDHVVNSKYGLHVIETKHYKGWIFGSENQKYWTQIIFKNKQKFYNPIRQNYGHIKALKSRLDLPNLPYAPSSPSLTKSNSKNRSGQLMLSTTMD, encoded by the coding sequence CAGTTGTCGAAATGGCGGGGTGCTGTCGGCGAGCGAACCGTACGGAAACGGCTCGAAAAACTAGGCGAAGAGTACAGAGCCTATCATGATCACTACGTAGAGGACGCACAGTACGGATTTACGCAGATCGACCATGTTGTCAACTCCAAATATGGCCTGCATGTCATCGAAACAAAGCACTATAAAGGATGGATCTTCGGTAGCGAAAATCAGAAATACTGGACGCAGATCATCTTTAAAAACAAACAGAAATTCTACAATCCGATACGGCAGAACTACGGTCATATTAAAGCGCTCAAAAGTCGTCTGGACTTGCCTAACCTGCCGTACGCTCCATCTTCGCCTTCTCTAACGAAGTCGAATTCAAAGAACCGTTCCGGTCAGCTGATGTTGTCCACTACCATGGATTAA